A single window of Caldimicrobium thiodismutans DNA harbors:
- the uvrB gene encoding excinuclease ABC subunit UvrB: MEILIPKKELLFRLKAEIEPRGDQPKAISQLVEGVRNGLAHQVLLGVTGSGKTFTMAQVISKVQRPTLIIAPNKTLAGQLYNEFKKLFPENAVEYFVSYYDYYQPEAYVPATDTYIEKDASINDFIDRLRHSATTSVLTRRDVIVIASVSCIYGLGAPHEYFSKHLYLQKGQQLRRDELLRALVTMHYQRVETDFTRGTFRVRGDLIEIFPSHEEKKALRLSLFGAEIEDIKVIDPFRGKVLGKIQSVVIFPASHYVTSEANLFRAIEEIKKELKERVSYLRAQGHYLYAERLEKRTLYDLEMLEETGYCKGIENYSRYLDGRNPGEPPYTLLDYFPDDFLLFIDESHITIPQLRGMFRGDRSRKETLVEYGFRLPSALDNRPLTFSEFEERVNQVIYVSATPGDYEVEKAKGRIIEQIIRPTGLLDPKIEVRPSTNQVEDLYFEIKKRVSAGERVLVCTLTKRMAEELTDYYKELGIKACYLHSDLKTLERARIIRDLRRGVYDVLIGINLLREGLDIPEVSLVAILDADKEGFLRSERSLIQTMGRAARNVNGTAILYGETLTPSMKKAIQETERRRRIQEEYNLKHGITPQTIVKSLEDPLMKMVEADFVDLEKVVEIDEHFTSLEELKEEMERVEKEMKRAAKNYEFERAAILRDRLFSLRQLALKWA, from the coding sequence ATGGAGATCTTAATACCTAAGAAGGAATTACTCTTTAGACTTAAAGCTGAGATTGAACCCAGAGGGGATCAACCCAAAGCCATCTCCCAGCTTGTTGAAGGAGTAAGGAATGGCCTTGCTCACCAGGTTCTTCTTGGAGTTACTGGCTCTGGAAAGACCTTTACCATGGCCCAGGTTATATCTAAGGTGCAAAGACCTACCCTTATCATCGCTCCCAACAAAACCTTAGCCGGACAACTCTACAATGAGTTTAAAAAACTGTTTCCGGAAAATGCAGTGGAATACTTCGTTTCCTATTATGATTATTATCAACCAGAAGCCTATGTCCCTGCAACTGATACCTATATTGAAAAGGATGCCTCTATTAATGATTTTATTGATAGGCTAAGACATTCAGCCACAACCTCAGTCCTCACCCGAAGAGATGTCATCGTTATAGCCAGTGTTTCTTGTATTTATGGGCTTGGAGCACCACATGAATATTTTTCCAAACATCTATATCTTCAAAAGGGACAACAATTGAGAAGAGATGAACTTTTAAGGGCACTTGTTACCATGCATTATCAAAGAGTGGAGACAGATTTCACCCGCGGCACCTTCAGAGTAAGGGGGGATCTTATTGAGATCTTTCCTTCCCATGAAGAAAAAAAGGCCCTCAGGCTATCCCTATTTGGTGCTGAGATTGAAGATATCAAGGTTATTGACCCCTTCAGGGGAAAGGTACTGGGTAAAATCCAGAGTGTGGTAATTTTTCCAGCCAGCCACTATGTTACCTCGGAAGCCAATCTCTTCCGAGCTATTGAAGAAATCAAAAAAGAACTAAAAGAAAGAGTTAGTTATCTCAGGGCTCAGGGGCATTACCTTTATGCAGAAAGACTGGAAAAAAGAACTCTCTATGACCTTGAGATGCTTGAAGAAACTGGTTATTGTAAGGGCATTGAAAACTATAGTAGATACTTAGATGGAAGGAACCCCGGGGAGCCTCCCTATACCCTTCTGGATTACTTCCCGGATGATTTTCTCCTCTTTATTGACGAAAGCCACATCACCATACCACAACTAAGGGGAATGTTTAGAGGAGATCGCTCAAGAAAGGAAACTCTGGTTGAGTATGGTTTTAGACTCCCCTCTGCTCTTGATAACCGCCCTCTTACCTTTTCAGAATTTGAAGAACGGGTTAATCAGGTTATTTATGTCTCAGCTACCCCTGGAGATTATGAAGTTGAAAAGGCTAAGGGTAGAATTATTGAGCAGATTATAAGACCTACGGGACTTCTGGATCCCAAAATAGAGGTACGACCTTCCACCAATCAGGTAGAGGATCTTTACTTTGAAATAAAAAAAAGGGTCTCTGCAGGAGAGAGAGTCCTTGTCTGCACCCTTACTAAAAGAATGGCTGAAGAGCTTACTGATTACTACAAGGAATTGGGGATCAAGGCCTGTTATCTACATTCAGACTTAAAGACCCTTGAAAGGGCTCGGATTATCAGGGATCTTAGAAGAGGGGTCTATGATGTCCTTATAGGAATCAATCTTTTGCGCGAGGGATTGGACATACCTGAGGTAAGCCTTGTGGCTATCCTTGATGCGGATAAAGAGGGCTTCCTTCGTTCAGAAAGAAGTCTTATCCAGACTATGGGAAGAGCTGCTCGTAATGTAAATGGCACAGCCATTCTTTATGGGGAAACTTTAACTCCCTCCATGAAAAAAGCTATCCAGGAGACTGAAAGAAGGAGAAGGATCCAGGAAGAATATAATCTAAAGCATGGGATAACTCCTCAAACAATTGTCAAATCCTTAGAGGATCCTCTTATGAAAATGGTTGAGGCTGATTTTGTGGATCTTGAAAAAGTTGTTGAGATTGATGAACACTTCACAAGCCTTGAAGAGCTAAAAGAGGAGATGGAAAGAGTAGAAAAGGAGATGAAGAGAGCTGCCAAGAACTATGAATTTGAAAGGGCAGCAATTCTTAGAGATAGACTATTTAGCTTGAGACAGCTTGCCCTCAAATGGGCTTAA
- a CDS encoding tRNA1(Val) (adenine(37)-N6)-methyltransferase: MCLKDTERNYQNNYTSALEETLFYKGTLKVFQPRQGYRFGIDALLLAHFLEIKKNERVLEVGAGTGIISFLVLIRFPQAKLFLLEIDPLYTEALKRGIQANQFEERTYALRGDITYPPFKANSFDVLFANPPYFRAGSGRTSPYFLENLARRETFTLKSFLKSCAKLLKNRGRFYAIFTASRLAEFLDLLREVKLEPKVLRLVHSYPGDEARLFLVKALKGVRQDLRILAPLYIYQGKNLDYTEEVKRFYGDLNT, translated from the coding sequence ATGTGCTTGAAAGATACAGAAAGGAACTACCAAAATAATTATACCTCTGCTCTTGAAGAGACCCTCTTTTATAAAGGGACTTTAAAGGTCTTTCAGCCTCGCCAAGGCTATCGTTTCGGGATAGATGCCCTGCTTCTTGCACATTTTTTAGAGATTAAAAAAAATGAGAGAGTCCTTGAGGTAGGAGCAGGGACAGGTATCATAAGTTTCCTTGTCCTTATCAGGTTTCCTCAGGCAAAGCTTTTTCTTCTTGAGATTGATCCCCTTTACACTGAGGCCCTAAAAAGAGGTATCCAGGCCAATCAGTTTGAAGAAAGAACTTATGCTCTCCGAGGAGATATAACTTATCCTCCCTTTAAAGCCAATTCTTTTGATGTCCTCTTTGCTAATCCTCCCTATTTTAGGGCAGGTTCAGGCAGGACAAGTCCCTACTTCCTTGAAAATCTTGCCCGAAGGGAGACCTTTACTCTCAAAAGCTTTCTTAAGTCCTGTGCTAAACTTTTAAAAAATCGTGGTAGATTCTATGCCATATTTACGGCTTCAAGACTTGCAGAATTTCTTGACCTACTAAGAGAGGTCAAGTTAGAACCTAAAGTGTTACGCCTTGTTCATTCCTACCCCGGGGATGAGGCAAGACTATTTCTTGTTAAGGCCCTAAAAGGAGTCAGGCAAGACCTAAGGATCCTTGCCCCGCTATACATTTATCAAGGAAAAAATCTGGATTATACCGAAGAGGTAAAAAGGTTTTATGGAGATCTTAATACCTAA
- a CDS encoding CCA tRNA nucleotidyltransferase has protein sequence MPKEGENIFEIIGLILLKLAKMFYILDKKIPNSLMVELSEKDKALFIELLTFPEKDRLLSQLRKFSHREDLFIVGGAVRDFLLGKRITDLDIAVKYDIYALYQYLAEVLSFSPVPLSEEFGIYRLAKGGYTLDLTLYRGETIEEDLRERDFTFNAMAIPLEGLFEGPFYLYDPFYGYSDLQKGIIRALGEENIKKDPLRILRGYRFYALNYGYLEEKTRVYFQNQAQKLLLIAPERLSMELKYILISDKAYLAFKAMDEDRVLEILFPEIIPAKGLPQPSFHHLDVFAHSLEALKWAEIILKEPKKYLGLNEIPEIFNEEDFVIAVKLGSFLHDLGKGYTYGESEERITFYGHESKGAELWIARAKALRFKNEIADWVFSLIKNHMRPCHLLKEWENKTLSARAKRNLLKAHSELFSLWIVAMADSLASRGPDKEKDYEEKLKAFFKDLLSFQQDLERVEKRERLITGKDLIAIGFKPGPLFKEILEEVEIKAIEGVLKTKNEAISYVLERYRKELPK, from the coding sequence ATGCCAAAAGAGGGGGAAAATATTTTTGAGATAATTGGACTAATCCTATTAAAATTAGCCAAAATGTTTTATATTTTAGATAAAAAAATTCCAAATTCTTTAATGGTTGAACTTTCAGAAAAGGATAAAGCCCTTTTTATTGAATTACTTACCTTTCCTGAAAAGGATAGGCTATTATCTCAATTGAGAAAGTTTTCCCATCGAGAAGATCTCTTTATTGTTGGGGGTGCGGTAAGGGATTTTCTTTTGGGTAAAAGAATTACAGACCTTGATATCGCAGTAAAATATGACATCTACGCTCTTTACCAATACTTAGCTGAGGTGTTATCCTTCAGCCCTGTTCCCCTTTCAGAAGAATTTGGTATTTATCGTTTGGCTAAAGGAGGCTACACCCTTGATCTTACCCTTTATCGTGGGGAAACCATTGAAGAGGATCTTAGAGAAAGAGATTTTACCTTTAATGCCATGGCTATTCCTCTGGAGGGGCTTTTTGAGGGCCCTTTCTATCTTTATGACCCCTTTTATGGTTATTCTGACCTCCAGAAAGGAATTATTCGGGCCTTAGGAGAAGAGAATATAAAAAAAGATCCCCTACGAATCCTCAGGGGATATCGCTTTTATGCTTTAAATTATGGTTATCTTGAAGAAAAAACGCGCGTATACTTTCAGAATCAGGCTCAGAAGCTTTTACTCATAGCCCCTGAGAGACTTTCCATGGAACTAAAATATATTTTAATTTCTGACAAGGCCTATTTAGCCTTTAAGGCCATGGATGAGGATAGAGTTCTTGAGATACTCTTTCCAGAGATAATTCCAGCGAAAGGCCTTCCTCAACCCAGTTTTCACCACTTAGATGTCTTTGCTCATAGCTTAGAGGCCCTAAAGTGGGCAGAAATCATTCTTAAAGAACCGAAAAAATATCTTGGGCTGAATGAAATTCCCGAAATATTTAATGAGGAAGACTTTGTTATCGCAGTGAAATTAGGAAGTTTTTTGCATGACCTTGGCAAAGGCTATACCTATGGTGAATCTGAGGAAAGAATAACTTTTTATGGCCATGAATCAAAAGGTGCCGAGCTCTGGATAGCAAGGGCTAAGGCCCTTCGTTTTAAAAATGAGATTGCGGATTGGGTTTTTAGCCTCATTAAAAACCACATGAGACCGTGCCATCTTCTTAAAGAGTGGGAAAATAAGACCTTGAGTGCTCGAGCTAAAAGAAATCTCCTTAAGGCCCATTCGGAGCTCTTTTCTCTATGGATAGTTGCAATGGCTGACTCTCTGGCATCCCGGGGACCGGATAAAGAAAAAGATTATGAAGAAAAACTTAAGGCCTTTTTTAAAGACCTCTTGAGTTTTCAACAAGACCTGGAAAGGGTTGAAAAACGGGAACGACTTATAACAGGAAAGGATCTGATTGCGATAGGATTCAAACCCGGGCCACTTTTCAAAGAGATTCTTGAAGAGGTTGAAATAAAAGCAATTGAAGGGGTATTAAAAACTAAAAATGAAGCTATCTCCTATGTGCTTGAAAGATACAGAAAGGAACTACCAAAATAA
- a CDS encoding DUF4443 domain-containing protein yields the protein MGILALDLIKTLEELDPPVRKAIIKVLERIEQIIEDTVKREDFFELKNIVKELAIAQKRTEERVEELAIAQKRTEERVEELAIAQKRTEERVEELAIAQKSLAEEVKRLAEEQIKLAEAQKRTEERVEELAIAQKRTEERVEELALAQKKTEEELRKLTEEHRKTREDLKQLRQEFGGFTRSYSYAFENEAYRNLPRVLKEKYGIEIVEKFVRTEIEDEEINFFARGKLNDREILVVGEAKLRFDEKKKDFERTLKELERKISAVKKIYGDKEIVKLLVTHFAKQGALKMAEERGILVIQSFEW from the coding sequence ATGGGTATTTTAGCTTTGGATTTAATTAAGACATTGGAAGAGCTTGATCCTCCTGTCAGAAAAGCCATTATTAAAGTTCTGGAAAGAATTGAGCAGATAATTGAGGATACTGTTAAGCGAGAGGATTTTTTTGAGTTAAAAAATATTGTAAAAGAACTTGCTATAGCCCAGAAGAGAACTGAAGAGAGAGTTGAGGAACTTGCTATAGCCCAGAAGAGAACTGAGGAGAGAGTTGAGGAACTTGCTATAGCCCAGAAGAGAACCGAAGAGAGAGTTGAGGAACTTGCTATAGCCCAGAAGAGCCTTGCAGAAGAGGTAAAGAGGCTTGCTGAGGAGCAGATAAAACTTGCTGAGGCCCAGAAGAGAACTGAAGAGAGAGTTGAGGAACTTGCTATAGCCCAGAAGAGAACTGAGGAGAGAGTTGAAGAACTTGCTTTAGCACAGAAGAAGACCGAAGAAGAATTAAGAAAGCTTACCGAGGAGCACAGGAAAACCCGTGAAGATTTAAAGCAATTAAGACAAGAATTTGGCGGTTTTACAAGAAGTTATTCTTATGCCTTTGAAAATGAGGCTTATAGGAATCTTCCCAGGGTATTAAAAGAAAAATATGGTATAGAAATTGTGGAAAAATTTGTGCGGACAGAGATTGAAGATGAGGAAATTAACTTTTTTGCCAGAGGTAAGTTAAATGACAGAGAAATTTTAGTAGTTGGGGAGGCAAAACTTAGATTTGATGAGAAAAAAAAGGATTTTGAGAGAACTTTAAAAGAATTAGAAAGAAAAATAAGTGCTGTTAAAAAAATTTATGGAGATAAAGAGATAGTGAAACTTTTGGTTACGCACTTTGCAAAGCAAGGCGCATTAAAGATGGCAGAAGAGCGTGGAATTTTAGTTATTCAAAGCTTTGAATGGTAA
- the def gene encoding peptide deformylase has product MKIITLGNPILREKARPVSEINGELKTLIEKMADLMYRVKGLGLAANQVGIPERFFIMDIAQKEGKPLLEVYINPEIISAEGETEYDEGCLSIPGYYAKVDRFSRLFIRAYDLEGKEFERELTGLHAIAFQHEYDHLEGILFIDRLSPLKRELFKKWWKKNAPSSK; this is encoded by the coding sequence ATGAAAATAATTACTCTTGGGAATCCCATTTTAAGAGAGAAGGCAAGGCCTGTGAGTGAAATTAATGGGGAGCTGAAGACCCTTATTGAGAAAATGGCTGATCTTATGTATAGGGTAAAAGGTTTAGGGCTTGCTGCCAATCAAGTGGGAATACCAGAGAGATTTTTTATTATGGATATTGCTCAGAAGGAAGGTAAACCCCTCCTTGAGGTTTACATCAATCCAGAGATTATTTCAGCAGAGGGGGAAACCGAGTATGATGAAGGATGTTTAAGTATTCCAGGCTATTATGCCAAAGTTGATAGATTTTCCAGGCTTTTTATCAGGGCCTATGACCTTGAGGGAAAAGAATTTGAAAGGGAACTCACAGGGCTTCACGCCATAGCCTTTCAACACGAATATGACCATTTAGAAGGGATACTTTTCATTGATCGGCTCTCTCCCCTTAAAAGAGAGCTCTTTAAAAAGTGGTGGAAAAAGAACGCCCCCTCTTCTAAGTAA
- a CDS encoding TIGR00282 family metallophosphoesterase, with protein sequence MKILFLGDIVGSPGRRAVKDFLPELIKKYRPHFVIANGENAAGGYGLTEKVAEELFSYGIDLLTTGNHVWKKEFIPYLQKTEKVVRPANYGPGAPGKGWSLLTRGELKLGVLNLEGRIFMRPLENPFLVGRALAQDIAKETPFILVDFHAEATSEKLALGYFLNGLVSAVLGTHTHVQTSDERILSQGTAYITDVGMCGSLESIIGMKIHQAFELYVTMVGRKLEVESSPPYKLEGVFLELNSEGRAKNIERFRLIT encoded by the coding sequence ATGAAGATACTCTTCTTAGGGGATATTGTTGGCTCGCCAGGCAGAAGGGCTGTAAAAGATTTTTTACCTGAACTTATTAAAAAATACAGACCTCATTTTGTCATTGCTAATGGTGAAAATGCAGCGGGTGGATATGGATTAACAGAAAAAGTGGCAGAGGAACTTTTTTCCTACGGGATAGATCTTCTTACTACAGGGAACCATGTCTGGAAAAAAGAATTTATTCCCTATTTACAGAAAACTGAAAAAGTGGTTAGACCTGCCAACTATGGTCCTGGAGCTCCTGGTAAGGGCTGGAGTCTTCTTACCAGAGGAGAGCTCAAGCTTGGTGTCCTAAACCTTGAGGGCCGTATTTTTATGCGGCCCCTGGAAAATCCCTTCCTTGTGGGTAGAGCCCTTGCTCAAGATATTGCTAAGGAGACACCTTTTATTTTGGTTGACTTTCATGCAGAAGCTACCTCTGAAAAACTTGCCCTTGGATACTTCTTAAATGGCCTTGTTTCAGCTGTCCTTGGCACACATACTCATGTCCAGACATCTGATGAAAGGATACTCTCCCAGGGAACGGCCTATATAACAGATGTGGGTATGTGCGGAAGCTTAGAAAGTATTATTGGAATGAAGATTCATCAGGCCTTTGAACTTTATGTCACCATGGTGGGAAGAAAACTTGAGGTTGAGAGTTCTCCTCCCTACAAATTGGAGGGGGTCTTTTTAGAGTTAAATTCCGAAGGAAGGGCTAAAAACATAGAAAGATTTAGGCTTATTACTTAG
- the rny gene encoding ribonuclease Y, whose amino-acid sequence MYYILALILGLLFGLALAGLYLYLQKRRERELRVSAEKEAEEILKHAKEKAEVILLSAEEKSKEIILRGEKEALDRLKKADEEIKSELQKHKNELEKNFQQKLKDLNQKEERLLQKEEHLARKETEFTKREELLEKKLSEIENLKNQLENQRIELKEALNRAKEELERISGLSEKEAREIILKKIEEEMVEEKARVIMKIENEIREESKKKAQEIIAYATAKAAIPFVTEKTVSVVQLPSEEMKGRIIGREGRNIRTFEALTGVDLLIDDTPEVVVLSSHDPYRREIARISLERLIADGRIHPTRIEEVVKQVEEEMEQHLLEVGEKTCFELGIYGIHQELIKLLGKLKFRTSYSQNVLQHSIETAIMCAALAGELGLDPKRAKRAALLHDIGKAASYEQEGPHALIGAELARKYGEDEDIVNAIASHHEDIPITTILGILLQVSDALSGARPGARRELLEAYLKRIRELENLASSFEGVEKAYAIQAGREVRIIVDSRVVSDERAYLLAKEIAQKIEKELTYPGIIKVTVMRETRAIEYAK is encoded by the coding sequence ATGTATTACATTCTCGCTTTAATCCTTGGTTTACTTTTTGGCCTTGCCTTAGCAGGTCTATATCTTTATTTACAAAAAAGAAGAGAAAGAGAACTTCGTGTATCAGCTGAAAAAGAAGCTGAAGAAATCCTGAAACATGCCAAAGAAAAGGCTGAGGTAATTCTCCTTTCAGCAGAAGAAAAATCTAAAGAGATAATTCTACGAGGAGAAAAAGAGGCCCTTGATCGCCTCAAAAAAGCAGACGAGGAAATCAAAAGTGAACTCCAAAAGCACAAAAATGAACTTGAAAAAAACTTTCAACAAAAATTAAAGGACCTCAATCAAAAAGAGGAAAGGCTCCTACAAAAGGAAGAACATCTTGCCAGAAAGGAAACAGAATTCACTAAAAGGGAAGAGCTTTTAGAAAAGAAACTATCTGAAATTGAAAATCTTAAAAATCAACTCGAAAACCAGAGAATAGAACTTAAAGAGGCCTTAAACAGAGCTAAAGAGGAACTGGAGCGAATCTCCGGTCTTTCAGAAAAGGAGGCCCGAGAAATCATCCTTAAAAAGATTGAGGAGGAGATGGTAGAGGAAAAAGCCAGGGTTATTATGAAGATTGAAAATGAAATCCGAGAAGAATCCAAAAAGAAGGCGCAGGAAATCATTGCCTATGCAACTGCTAAAGCAGCTATCCCCTTTGTTACTGAAAAAACCGTCTCTGTTGTTCAACTTCCGAGTGAGGAGATGAAAGGAAGGATAATTGGTAGAGAAGGCAGAAACATTCGCACCTTTGAGGCCTTAACCGGAGTTGACCTTTTGATTGATGATACACCAGAGGTGGTTGTCCTCTCCTCGCATGATCCTTATAGAAGAGAAATTGCCAGAATCTCCCTTGAAAGACTTATAGCGGATGGAAGAATTCATCCTACCCGTATTGAAGAGGTGGTCAAACAGGTAGAAGAAGAGATGGAACAGCATCTCCTTGAGGTAGGGGAAAAGACCTGTTTTGAATTGGGAATCTATGGCATTCATCAAGAATTAATCAAACTCTTGGGCAAACTTAAATTCAGAACAAGCTATAGCCAGAATGTCCTGCAGCATTCTATTGAGACTGCCATTATGTGTGCAGCCTTAGCTGGAGAACTTGGTCTTGATCCCAAAAGGGCAAAAAGAGCGGCTCTCTTACATGATATTGGAAAGGCAGCAAGCTATGAACAGGAAGGTCCTCATGCCCTGATAGGAGCTGAGCTTGCCAGAAAATATGGAGAAGATGAAGATATAGTCAATGCCATTGCCTCTCATCACGAAGATATTCCTATTACAACTATTTTGGGAATACTTCTTCAGGTTTCTGACGCCCTTTCTGGGGCAAGACCTGGTGCCAGAAGGGAGCTCCTTGAGGCCTATTTGAAGCGTATTCGAGAACTGGAGAACTTAGCATCCTCTTTTGAAGGTGTGGAAAAGGCCTATGCCATTCAGGCTGGAAGGGAAGTAAGAATTATTGTTGATAGTAGAGTTGTATCCGATGAAAGGGCCTATCTTCTTGCCAAGGAAATAGCTCAGAAGATTGAAAAAGAACTTACCTATCCAGGTATCATTAAGGTAACTGTTATGAGAGAAACCAGGGCCATTGAGTATGCTAAATAG
- a CDS encoding cell division protein ZapA: MMSHEVTFEFLGQSFTFRSSLPEEEIKEVLAYLEGKKQEVETFKKVPTYKLAIWLLMQVAYDYIKVKKEKDALENLLKGQLAKLEEFLEKEDLGLGCA; the protein is encoded by the coding sequence ATGATGAGCCATGAAGTAACCTTTGAATTTTTGGGTCAATCTTTTACCTTCCGGAGCTCCCTTCCGGAAGAAGAAATAAAGGAGGTTTTAGCTTATTTAGAGGGCAAAAAGCAGGAGGTAGAGACTTTTAAAAAAGTCCCTACTTACAAACTTGCCATCTGGTTACTTATGCAGGTGGCTTATGATTATATAAAAGTGAAGAAGGAAAAAGATGCCCTTGAAAACCTCCTTAAAGGCCAACTTGCTAAGCTTGAAGAATTTTTAGAAAAGGAAGACCTTGGCCTGGGGTGCGCGTGA
- the zapB gene encoding cell division protein ZapB, with translation MAFQEVSELEAKIDSLISTVIQLRKEREELLNKLEDKEEENRRLKEEIDRREEEKRVLKEKIGGLIEKLSQV, from the coding sequence ATGGCTTTTCAAGAGGTAAGTGAACTTGAAGCAAAAATAGATAGTCTTATTTCTACGGTAATTCAACTCAGAAAAGAGAGAGAAGAGCTACTAAATAAATTAGAGGACAAAGAAGAGGAAAATAGAAGGCTAAAAGAAGAAATAGATAGGAGGGAGGAGGAAAAGAGGGTTTTAAAGGAGAAAATTGGTGGCCTTATAGAAAAACTTTCGCAAGTTTAA
- a CDS encoding CDP-alcohol phosphatidyltransferase family protein: MKIPNLITFYRFIVSFLIPFLWIKGVDSAWIYFFLITGALSDALDGNLARLLKQKTPLGKILDPLADKLFINMLFFLLYWMDRIDLSLFSLIFGRDLFILLGAFYLFKRGHPLTGLNPTLLGKASTVFQLLSLLVLYIDLYLKNLPGEFIKQILNLTIFFTAASGFHYLLIFKRLCLKKVIPHS, from the coding sequence TTGAAGATTCCTAATTTAATCACCTTTTACCGATTTATAGTTTCATTTCTTATACCCTTTCTCTGGATTAAAGGGGTAGATTCGGCATGGATATATTTTTTTCTGATAACCGGGGCCTTAAGTGATGCCCTTGATGGTAATCTTGCCAGGCTCCTTAAGCAAAAAACCCCCTTAGGAAAAATCCTTGATCCATTAGCTGATAAGCTTTTTATTAATATGCTCTTTTTTCTTCTCTACTGGATGGATAGAATAGATTTATCCCTTTTTAGCTTGATTTTTGGCCGGGACCTCTTTATACTTCTTGGAGCTTTTTATCTTTTTAAAAGAGGACATCCTCTTACAGGCCTTAATCCCACTCTTTTAGGAAAGGCTTCCACTGTCTTTCAGCTTTTAAGTTTACTTGTTCTTTATATAGACCTTTATTTAAAAAATTTACCAGGCGAGTTTATTAAACAGATTCTTAATCTTACAATTTTTTTTACCGCAGCCTCAGGTTTTCATTATCTCCTTATCTTCAAGCGGCTCTGCCTCAAGAAGGTTATCCCGCACTCTTAA
- the mtaB gene encoding tRNA (N(6)-L-threonylcarbamoyladenosine(37)-C(2))-methylthiotransferase MtaB: MKFWIKTLGCKVNQVESAYIHERLRKTGFYPARSEEGAELFILNSCAVTERACLEAKKILKQWKKFQPKIVIFTGCSAQVLAEEFKEMAKNLEFPHFIILGQDKKYEPEKFLESTLRENLSLMIQVDPTFETCYPLILEEFYGHSRAFVKIQDGCSNFCSYCIVPYSRGPSRSIGEEHILKQIRIFLEQGYEEIVLTGIHLGMWGEDLNPKKKLPELLFKIEELLKSFQKPLNLRLSSLEVNEINEDFLIFARQSQFLCPHFHIPLQSGSNVILQKMNRKYSAEEYLEKVWALYSLFPYATFGADILIGFPGEGEREFFETYALIEKSPLNWLHIFPFSERPGTPAKNMSSKVSTEEKKKRLEILQKLSREKRLSFLKKNLGTVRKAILEEEKKGSIKALTDNYLQVLIPNRKVSEASRGKLIKVKILRVRDNLLEAEPLEDKEIMKT, translated from the coding sequence ATGAAGTTCTGGATTAAAACCTTAGGGTGTAAGGTCAATCAGGTAGAAAGTGCCTATATCCATGAGAGATTAAGAAAAACAGGCTTTTACCCTGCCCGATCAGAAGAAGGGGCAGAGCTTTTTATTCTCAATAGCTGTGCAGTAACAGAAAGGGCCTGCCTTGAGGCTAAAAAAATTTTGAAACAATGGAAAAAATTTCAACCTAAGATTGTAATTTTCACAGGCTGTTCTGCTCAGGTTCTGGCTGAAGAGTTTAAAGAGATGGCTAAAAATCTTGAGTTTCCCCATTTTATCATCCTTGGGCAGGACAAAAAATATGAGCCAGAAAAATTTTTAGAATCTACACTTAGGGAAAATCTATCCCTGATGATTCAAGTTGATCCCACCTTTGAGACCTGTTATCCCCTCATTCTTGAGGAATTTTATGGACACTCCCGGGCCTTTGTAAAAATTCAGGACGGCTGTTCAAATTTTTGCAGTTATTGTATAGTTCCTTATAGTCGGGGGCCCTCAAGAAGCATAGGGGAAGAGCATATTTTGAAACAGATAAGGATTTTTTTGGAACAGGGTTATGAAGAAATAGTCTTAACCGGAATCCACCTTGGCATGTGGGGAGAAGACTTAAATCCTAAAAAGAAACTTCCTGAGCTACTCTTTAAAATTGAAGAACTTCTTAAATCCTTTCAAAAGCCTCTGAATCTCAGGCTCTCATCCCTTGAAGTAAATGAAATTAATGAGGATTTTTTAATTTTTGCTCGTCAAAGCCAGTTCCTCTGTCCTCACTTTCACATACCTTTACAGAGTGGTTCTAATGTAATTCTCCAAAAGATGAATCGCAAATATTCAGCTGAAGAATATTTAGAAAAGGTTTGGGCCCTTTACAGTCTTTTTCCCTATGCAACCTTTGGAGCAGATATCTTGATTGGTTTTCCCGGTGAGGGTGAAAGGGAATTTTTTGAGACCTATGCATTAATTGAGAAATCTCCACTTAATTGGCTCCATATTTTTCCCTTTTCTGAAAGACCCGGGACTCCTGCTAAAAATATGTCTTCCAAGGTTTCTACTGAGGAGAAAAAGAAGAGGCTTGAAATCTTACAAAAACTCTCCAGAGAAAAGAGGCTTTCCTTTCTTAAAAAGAATCTCGGAACTGTAAGAAAGGCCATTCTTGAAGAGGAAAAGAAAGGTTCAATCAAGGCACTTACAGATAATTACCTCCAGGTGCTTATTCCAAATAGAAAGGTTTCTGAAGCATCCAGAGGGAAACTTATAAAGGTGAAAATCTTAAGAGTGCGGGATAACCTTCTTGAGGCAGAGCCGCTTGAAGATAAGGAGATAATGAAAACCTGA